A window of Auraticoccus monumenti contains these coding sequences:
- a CDS encoding LysR family transcriptional regulator — MIDLSALVSLRAVDATGSVSAAADALGYTPSAVSQQIKRLERQAGVALLERVGRGVMLTGPGRRLVEEGATLLLDLEQIEAGLLAEAGTVSGRLRVTAFSTAMRGLVAPAVATLLTDHPDLEVTLTESEPFEAVDLVAAGQADVAVVHSWGDQALETPDHVDPVPVGRDVADVLVPVGHRLAGRTRVSPHDLVDEDWIATPEGSICRRWLSRMHDGTGRPPRIAHQAFEFESHVAMVEAGLGIALVPRLGRQPLPPGVVAVAVHRPVPERTITALSRRSMGSSPAVRAVLDALGRAGEGTHPLAPAPRRLR; from the coding sequence GTGATCGACCTCTCGGCTCTGGTGTCCCTGCGGGCCGTCGACGCGACCGGCTCCGTGTCGGCCGCCGCGGACGCCCTCGGCTACACCCCCAGCGCGGTCTCCCAGCAGATCAAGCGGCTCGAGCGCCAGGCGGGGGTGGCCCTGCTGGAGCGGGTGGGACGCGGCGTGATGCTGACCGGACCCGGGCGCCGGCTGGTCGAGGAGGGTGCGACGCTGCTGCTGGACCTGGAGCAGATCGAGGCCGGGCTGCTGGCCGAGGCGGGCACCGTGTCCGGCCGGCTGCGGGTGACCGCCTTCTCCACCGCGATGCGTGGGCTGGTCGCCCCGGCGGTGGCCACCCTGCTCACCGACCACCCCGACCTCGAGGTCACCCTCACCGAGTCCGAGCCCTTCGAGGCGGTCGACCTCGTCGCCGCGGGGCAGGCCGACGTCGCGGTGGTGCACAGCTGGGGCGACCAGGCGCTGGAGACCCCGGACCACGTCGACCCGGTGCCGGTCGGTCGCGACGTCGCCGACGTGCTGGTCCCGGTCGGTCACCGGCTGGCGGGCCGGACCCGGGTGAGCCCGCACGACCTGGTCGACGAGGACTGGATCGCCACCCCCGAGGGCAGCATCTGCCGGCGCTGGCTGTCCCGGATGCACGACGGCACCGGGCGGCCGCCGCGGATCGCCCACCAGGCGTTCGAGTTCGAGTCCCACGTGGCGATGGTGGAGGCCGGGCTGGGCATCGCGCTGGTGCCCCGGCTGGGACGTCAGCCGCTCCCGCCCGGCGTCGTCGCCGTCGCCGTGCACCGCCCGGTGCCCGAGCGCACCATCACCGCGCTGTCACGTCGCAGCATGGGCTCCAGCCCGGCCGTCCGCGCCGTACTGGACGCGCTGGGCCGGGCCGGTGAGGGCACGCACCCCCTAGCCCCCGCTCCGCGGCGGCTCAGGTGA
- a CDS encoding serine hydrolase domain-containing protein yields MVSDEELDEALRGLGGRGLSLHGVHIHRPGGSPVVRSWSIDVRRDLYSVSKTITSLAVGLAEAEGRLGLDDLLLDHLPALVRTAAAGTEAITIRHLLTMTSGITWRWSDPDADHPGDPAAEALAAPLSAEPGASFAYRGASTYLLSRVLHACTGEDLRDYLRPRLFAPLGIGNPQWSRCPLGFSLGAVGLQLRTEELARVGRVLLDGGAHEGRRLLPAGYLAEMSADMVATGEHRATGASAPHPDNERYGLQVWGCSRAGAWRMDGIHGQLCILLPEQGVCVTVTASHPGPTSDVLDSVWEVLLPALT; encoded by the coding sequence ATGGTGAGCGACGAGGAGCTCGACGAGGCGCTGCGGGGCCTCGGCGGACGTGGCCTCAGCCTGCACGGCGTCCACATCCACCGCCCGGGTGGGTCGCCCGTGGTCCGGAGCTGGTCGATCGACGTCCGACGCGACCTCTACTCGGTGTCGAAGACGATCACCTCCCTCGCGGTGGGGCTGGCTGAGGCCGAGGGGCGGCTGGGGCTGGACGACCTCCTTCTGGACCACCTGCCGGCTCTGGTCCGGACGGCGGCCGCGGGCACCGAGGCCATCACGATCCGGCACCTGCTGACCATGACGTCGGGCATCACCTGGCGCTGGAGCGACCCGGACGCCGACCACCCCGGGGACCCGGCCGCGGAGGCGTTGGCTGCACCGCTCTCGGCGGAGCCAGGAGCCTCGTTCGCCTACCGGGGGGCGAGCACGTACCTGCTGAGCCGGGTGCTGCACGCGTGCACCGGGGAGGACCTGCGCGACTACCTGCGGCCACGGCTGTTCGCCCCGCTGGGGATCGGCAACCCGCAGTGGTCGCGCTGCCCGCTCGGGTTCTCCCTCGGCGCGGTGGGCCTGCAGCTGCGCACCGAGGAGCTGGCGCGCGTGGGACGTGTGCTCCTCGACGGAGGTGCTCACGAGGGGCGCCGGCTCCTGCCGGCGGGCTACCTGGCCGAGATGTCGGCGGACATGGTGGCCACCGGGGAGCACCGCGCGACGGGGGCCTCGGCGCCGCACCCGGACAACGAGCGGTACGGCCTCCAGGTGTGGGGGTGCTCGCGGGCAGGGGCCTGGCGGATGGACGGGATCCACGGCCAGCTGTGCATCCTGCTGCCCGAGCAGGGGGTGTGCGTCACCGTGACCGCGAGCCATCCGGGGCCGACGAGCGACGTCCTGGACTCCGTGTGGGAGGTCCTCCTGCCGGCGCTCACCTGA
- a CDS encoding Mrp/NBP35 family ATP-binding protein, with protein MTDLASRTPDHPLLPALYAALARVDDPEIKRPITELGMVASVDVDADSHVRVEVLLTIAGCPLKETLTREVTAAAAGVPGVATVAVELGVMSAEQRAGLKDLLNNGQTSREIPFARADNLTRVLAIASGKGGVGKSSLTVNLALALAQSGQSVGVLDADIYGHSVPAMLGVADARPTSIEEMIMPVPVMGLKVISIGMLKPRRDQVVAWRGPILDRALQQMLADVYWGDLDHLLIDLPPGTGDVAISLGQKLPNAEVLVVTTPQQAAAEVAERAGTMASMMNQRVIGVVENMSGLSVACPHCGERHTHDVFGTGGGEDVARTLTTRLGYEVELLAKVPLDPALRLGGDEGSPVVADEVPGGAGEALRDLAVRLGRRNRPLQGLQLGLSPAGR; from the coding sequence GTGACAGACCTCGCCTCGCGCACCCCCGACCACCCCCTGCTGCCAGCCCTCTACGCGGCCCTGGCCCGGGTGGACGACCCCGAGATCAAGCGCCCCATCACCGAGCTCGGCATGGTGGCCTCGGTCGACGTGGACGCCGACTCCCACGTCCGGGTCGAGGTGCTGCTGACCATCGCCGGCTGCCCGCTCAAGGAGACCCTGACCCGCGAGGTCACCGCCGCCGCGGCGGGCGTCCCCGGGGTGGCGACCGTGGCGGTCGAGCTCGGCGTGATGAGCGCGGAGCAGCGGGCCGGGCTGAAGGACCTGCTGAACAACGGCCAGACCAGCCGGGAGATCCCCTTCGCCCGGGCCGACAACCTCACCCGGGTGCTGGCCATCGCCTCCGGCAAGGGCGGGGTGGGCAAGTCCTCGCTGACGGTCAACCTGGCCCTGGCGCTGGCCCAGAGCGGGCAGAGCGTGGGCGTCCTGGACGCCGACATCTACGGCCACTCGGTGCCGGCGATGCTCGGGGTGGCCGACGCCCGCCCCACCTCCATCGAGGAGATGATCATGCCGGTCCCGGTGATGGGGCTGAAGGTCATCTCCATCGGCATGCTCAAGCCCCGCCGGGACCAGGTGGTGGCCTGGCGCGGACCCATCCTCGACCGAGCCCTGCAGCAGATGCTGGCCGACGTCTACTGGGGCGATCTGGACCACCTGCTGATCGACCTCCCCCCGGGCACCGGGGACGTGGCCATCTCGCTGGGGCAGAAGCTGCCCAACGCGGAGGTGCTGGTGGTGACCACCCCGCAGCAGGCGGCCGCGGAGGTGGCCGAGCGCGCCGGCACCATGGCCTCGATGATGAACCAGCGCGTGATCGGCGTGGTGGAGAACATGTCCGGGCTGTCGGTGGCCTGCCCGCACTGCGGCGAGCGCCACACCCACGACGTCTTCGGCACCGGGGGCGGTGAGGACGTGGCCCGCACCCTCACCACCCGCCTGGGCTACGAGGTCGAGCTGCTGGCCAAGGTCCCGCTGGACCCGGCGCTGCGGCTCGGCGGCGACGAGGGCTCCCCCGTGGTGGCCGACGAGGTGCCGGGTGGTGCCGGGGAGGCCCTGCGGGACCTGGCCGTCCGGCTGGGCCGGCGCAACCGCCCCTTGCAGGGGCTCCAGCTGGGACTCAGCCCCGCTGGTCGCTGA
- a CDS encoding DUF1003 domain-containing protein has protein sequence MATRPSSAERLNTPGPRRRSWLPRFRVDNDAFGAFAEGFARFMGTARFLAWMTVIIVLWIVGNVMAGPENAPDYFPFIFLTLLLSLQASYAAPLILLAQNRQEARDRITTEADRRQAAQARADTDYLAREIASLRMSVGELATRDFIRNEIRGELRALLAELDDEDGGEPPREGTQRRPERRRPRPGTPLDSASPRGRA, from the coding sequence ATGGCGACCCGGCCCAGCTCCGCTGAACGACTGAACACCCCGGGACCGCGACGGCGCTCGTGGCTCCCCCGGTTCCGGGTGGACAACGACGCCTTCGGCGCCTTCGCCGAGGGATTCGCCCGCTTCATGGGCACCGCGCGCTTCCTGGCCTGGATGACGGTGATCATCGTGCTCTGGATCGTGGGCAACGTGATGGCGGGCCCGGAGAACGCCCCGGACTACTTCCCCTTCATCTTCCTGACGCTGCTGCTCTCGCTGCAGGCCTCCTACGCCGCCCCGCTGATCCTGCTGGCCCAGAACCGGCAGGAGGCCCGGGACCGGATCACCACCGAGGCCGACCGCCGGCAGGCCGCGCAGGCCCGCGCCGACACCGACTACCTCGCCCGCGAGATCGCCAGCCTGCGGATGTCGGTGGGCGAGCTGGCCACCCGCGACTTCATCCGCAACGAGATCCGCGGCGAGCTGCGGGCGCTGCTGGCCGAGCTGGACGACGAGGACGGCGGCGAACCGCCCCGGGAGGGCACCCAGCGGCGCCCGGAGCGCCGTCGGCCCCGTCCCGGGACCCCGCTGGATTCGGCCTCGCCCCGGGGGCGCGCGTAG